CGTTTCGATTACCGGGTAGAGGGCCAAAAAATTGTTATATGGAAAAACTGAAACGTTTCCTGCTTATGAAAGTATGTTTATTGATTGCGCTCGCTGTCTGTTTCCAGGTGTCGGCCAAGGGCTATTCCCAGGAGACGTTCAGCCTGCATTTCCGCCACGCGGAGGTGCACGAAATTTTTAACGTCATCCAGAAGGAGAGCAATTATTTGTTCTACTATAACGATGACTACCTGAAGATGCTGGGCCGTGTCAACCTGGACGTGACGAATACGCCGCTCAACAGCATCCTGAACACCCTTTTGGGGAACAAGTTCACGTATGCCATCACCGACCAGCACAAGGTGATCATTTCACCCGTGGGGGACCCCATCGCCATAGATACCTCGGAAGAGGTCGTCAAGGGCCGGGTGACCGATGATGCCGGGAAACCATTGGGGGGTGTAACGGTCAAGGTCAGGGGCTCGGAAAAAGGCGTCGTGACGGACGACAACGGGAACTTTACCATCCGGGTGACCGCCGGTGTGCAACTGGTGATCTCCTCCGTTGGGTATAAAGAACAAACCGTGACGGCATCCAGGAACATGGTCATCAAAATGCAGCCCAATGCAACGGGTCTTGCGGATGTCCTGGTCGTGGGGTATGGTACGCAAAAGAAAAGCGACGTCACCGGCAGCATCTCCAGCGTCAAGGGGGGCGACATTGCCAACCTCCCGGTGAGCAACGCCGCGGACGCTATCACGGGCCGTGCGGCCGGGGTAGACATCGTCCAGACGGACGGCTCCCCGGGGTCCGTTCCCTCGATCCGTGTGTTGGGGACGGGGACCATCAACAACGCGGACCCGCTTGTCGTCATCGACGGGGTACCCTCCGGTGGTCTCAACGACGTCAACCCCAATGACATTGCCTCCATAGAAGTCCTCAAAGACGCCTCCGCCTCCGCGATCTACGGAAGCAGGGCGGCCAATGGGGTGGTACTGATCACGACGCGCAAGGGGAACTATGACCAAGGCCTCCGGACCACGGTTAACCTGTATGCGGGTACAAAGACCCCTGCCAAATTCCTTCCGATGCTCAGCGCGCCCCAGCTCGTCCAGCTCAAGACAGAGGCGTATACGAACGACGGTCTTTCCGTGCCGACCGTGTGGAGCAACCCTTACTATGCCGTCAACCGCACCAACTGGCAAAAAGCGCTGATGGGCACGGGCAACGTCCAAAACGCGGACGTGGCCGTCCGCGGCGGGAACGCCCATTCCAACTATAGTTTTTCCGGGAACTATTTCAACGAGAACGGGATGATCGTGAATTCCTTTTTCAAGCGCTACAGCTTCCGGATCAATTCAGAACACAAGATCGGGTCGCGCCTGAAGCTGGGGGAAAACATCGTTTACTCCAGCACGAACGGCGCCGCTCCCAATACCCAGTCTACCCAGACCGGGCTGGTGTGGAGCGCCATCCGCTTCAACCCGGCCATCCCCGTGGTGAACCCGGACGGGAGCTGGGGCACTTCGCAGGCGGACAACCAACTGGGGGACATCAACAACCCGGTTGCCACCGCCCATGAGATCTCCAAATACAACCTGATAGACCGCGTCCTGGCCAATGCTTATGCGGAACTGGAAATCATCAACGGGCTGAAGCTCCGCGCGAACTATGGGTATGACCATAATACAAACGAATACTACGAGTTCGACAATGCCATGCCTGACCAGACGCGGGGTCCTTCGATCGCCTCGCTGCGCCAGTCGTTCGCCAAGGAGAAAACCCTGCTCGAAGAATACTACCTTACTTACAACCATGTCTTTGGCGAAGTCCATTCGCTGACCCTGCTGGCGGGGTACTCCGCCCAGGTTTACAGCGGGAACACTTTTAACGCCTCCCGCACGGGCTTTAGCGACACAAGTACCGACCAGCGCGTCCTCAACTTAGGGAACAGTTCCTCGGCATCGAACGGCGGGTATAACTACAATCCCTGGGGTTTGCAATCCTATTTCGTCCGCGGCAACTATGCCTTTATGAACAAATACCTGCTGACCGCCACCTTCCGCGCGGACGGTTCCAGCAAGTTTGCACCCGGGAAGCAGTGGGGCTATTTCCCCGCCTTTTCCGCGGGCTGGCGGTTGAGCGACGAACACTTTTGGGAGCGGTTGAAACGCACCGTCAGCATGTTCAAGATCACCGGCGGTTGGGGACAGTTGGGGAACCAGAACGTGGGAGACTTTCAATACCTGAGCATCATCGGCACCGGTAGCGGCGGCGGTACCGGGGGCGGCGGTTACGGCTACAACCTGGGGACCACCACCACCAACTACAACGGCGCCTATATCACCAGCCTGGCCAACCCCAACATCACCTGGGAACGGGCCGTGACCACCGACGTGGCCGTCGAGTTCGCCACGCTGAAAAACCACCTCACGGGTACCGTCACCTGGTTCAACAAGAATACCTCGGACATGCTGATCCCCTACCAGATCGTCGAGACCTTCGGGGCCCAGAACAATCTTCCCGACGACCCGGGGAACATCACCCTGCCGGATTATAATATCGGTACGCTCAACAACCGGGGCGTGGAAATCGAGTTGAACTACCAGGACCGGGTCGGCGACTTTACCTATTCGGTAGGCGGCAACGCGACCTTTATCAAGAATAAAATCACCAAGCTATACGGGAGCGACACCTACCTCGCCTCCACGCCTTATGGCCGCGAGAATACCGATATTTCCCGGACTTATGAAGGACAGCCGATCGCTTCATTCTATGGATTCAAAACCGCCGGTTTGTACCAGACCCAGGCGCAGATCAACAGCGATCCCTATATCGCCAACGATCCCAACAAACCCAACATCAAACCCGGGGACGTCCGCTTCGTGGATGTCAACGGGGACGGCGTGGTGGACGACAACGACCGGGTGCGTCTAGGCGACCCCAACCCCCGCTTCGTTTTCGGCTTTCACGGATCGGGCAGCTATATGCACTTCGACATTGCCTTTAATTTCACCGGGGCTACCGGTTTCAAGCTCTACGACGCCGACCGCCTCTCCGGCCTGGACGCGACGCAGGTCTACAACTGGTACGCCGATCAGCAAAACCGCTGGCACGGAGAAGGCACGAGCAACAGCGTGCCCCGTCTGAGCATCGACAACCTCAACAACAACTACCGTTCCTCGGACCTCTGGGTGTACAAAGGCAATTACATCACGCTCCGGAGCCTGGCGCTTGGGTACACCATCCCCAAGGTCACGCTCAGCACCTGGAAGCTGCCCGAAGTCCGCTTCTATGTCAGCGCCTACAACCTGTTCACCATAACTAAATATCCCGGCTATACACCAGAGCTCGGTTATACCGATGGGAACCTGCAAAGGGGCGTAGACGTAGCCCAATATCCAGCCACCAGGACCTACATGGTAGGGGCCACCGTAAATCTGCAATAATATGAAGAGACGATTCGACTATAAGACGTTTTTGCTGTTCTTCGTACTGGGACCCACCGGTATGTGCCTGGTCCAGGGGTGTCTCAAAAAACCCCTCGACCAAAATCCCAGCGGGGAATACACCACCGCCAACTACTGGCGCAACCAGGACGACGTTATTGCCGGCGTGCTGGGGATCTACAACATCCTGTTCACGGAAGACTGGATCGGCCACGACCTCTACGCGTACGACGACCAGTCGGACGACATCTGCGTCGACGGCGACCACCCGGACTTCAAAGCCATCGAGCGCTTTAACGCCGATCCAACGCTCCAGTTGATCTACATCACCTGGCCCTTTGCGTACGAACAGATCGGGCGCGCCAACAACGCCATCCTGTACATCCCGAAGGTCCCCGTCATGGACAGTTCTATCCGCGCCCGTTCCATGGGTGAAGCCTACTTCCTTCGCGGGTACGCATACTTTATCCTTAGCCAGATCTATGGGGAGGTGCCCATTATCACGGAAAAAAACCTCTCCTCCGCCGACTACAACGTGGCAAAATCTTCCGTAGACTCCGTTCGCGCCCAGGCGGAGTCGGACTTCCTCCAGGCCGCCAACCTCCTGCCGGAGACGTATGACGACGCCGACAAAGGCCGCGTCCCCAAAGGCGCCGCCTGGGGGATGCTCTGCAAATTGTATATGTTCGAGGACAAGTTCCAACAGGCTATCAATTACGGCTCCCAGGTAGTCAGCGACGCCAACTACGCCCTGGCCGCCAACTATGCCTTTAACTTTACCCTCGGTCAGCAGGAGAGCAATACCGAGATCCTGTTTGCCGTCTGGAACAAAAACCAGGAAATCGCGAACGTGCCCGCCTCTGCCATCAGCACTTATTTCACGCCTCGTGCCTGGCAGGGCTGGGGTTTCCACCAT
This sequence is a window from Dinghuibacter silviterrae. Protein-coding genes within it:
- a CDS encoding RagB/SusD family nutrient uptake outer membrane protein encodes the protein MKRRFDYKTFLLFFVLGPTGMCLVQGCLKKPLDQNPSGEYTTANYWRNQDDVIAGVLGIYNILFTEDWIGHDLYAYDDQSDDICVDGDHPDFKAIERFNADPTLQLIYITWPFAYEQIGRANNAILYIPKVPVMDSSIRARSMGEAYFLRGYAYFILSQIYGEVPIITEKNLSSADYNVAKSSVDSVRAQAESDFLQAANLLPETYDDADKGRVPKGAAWGMLCKLYMFEDKFQQAINYGSQVVSDANYALAANYAFNFTLGQQESNTEILFAVWNKNQEIANVPASAISTYFTPRAWQGWGFHHPTQNFADEFEAADTIRKKATLIQVGDSIPNQTNMTTIGTSDAYQMFTGDTGLSTGRMLPSMSTTGYCIRKYTAFMPSGDGGVDYDLKQPLLRSADVYLLVAEAKIRLHGAGSGDAELNAVRTRAGLAPVAGAGMPQLIHERRVELAGENIRWQDLLRWDKDQIINLDTIVSKPKAASLLPPYNGTVIIPARTFVRPKDYYMPLPQEIIDESKGVILQNSNY
- a CDS encoding SusC/RagA family TonB-linked outer membrane protein yields the protein MEKLKRFLLMKVCLLIALAVCFQVSAKGYSQETFSLHFRHAEVHEIFNVIQKESNYLFYYNDDYLKMLGRVNLDVTNTPLNSILNTLLGNKFTYAITDQHKVIISPVGDPIAIDTSEEVVKGRVTDDAGKPLGGVTVKVRGSEKGVVTDDNGNFTIRVTAGVQLVISSVGYKEQTVTASRNMVIKMQPNATGLADVLVVGYGTQKKSDVTGSISSVKGGDIANLPVSNAADAITGRAAGVDIVQTDGSPGSVPSIRVLGTGTINNADPLVVIDGVPSGGLNDVNPNDIASIEVLKDASASAIYGSRAANGVVLITTRKGNYDQGLRTTVNLYAGTKTPAKFLPMLSAPQLVQLKTEAYTNDGLSVPTVWSNPYYAVNRTNWQKALMGTGNVQNADVAVRGGNAHSNYSFSGNYFNENGMIVNSFFKRYSFRINSEHKIGSRLKLGENIVYSSTNGAAPNTQSTQTGLVWSAIRFNPAIPVVNPDGSWGTSQADNQLGDINNPVATAHEISKYNLIDRVLANAYAELEIINGLKLRANYGYDHNTNEYYEFDNAMPDQTRGPSIASLRQSFAKEKTLLEEYYLTYNHVFGEVHSLTLLAGYSAQVYSGNTFNASRTGFSDTSTDQRVLNLGNSSSASNGGYNYNPWGLQSYFVRGNYAFMNKYLLTATFRADGSSKFAPGKQWGYFPAFSAGWRLSDEHFWERLKRTVSMFKITGGWGQLGNQNVGDFQYLSIIGTGSGGGTGGGGYGYNLGTTTTNYNGAYITSLANPNITWERAVTTDVAVEFATLKNHLTGTVTWFNKNTSDMLIPYQIVETFGAQNNLPDDPGNITLPDYNIGTLNNRGVEIELNYQDRVGDFTYSVGGNATFIKNKITKLYGSDTYLASTPYGRENTDISRTYEGQPIASFYGFKTAGLYQTQAQINSDPYIANDPNKPNIKPGDVRFVDVNGDGVVDDNDRVRLGDPNPRFVFGFHGSGSYMHFDIAFNFTGATGFKLYDADRLSGLDATQVYNWYADQQNRWHGEGTSNSVPRLSIDNLNNNYRSSDLWVYKGNYITLRSLALGYTIPKVTLSTWKLPEVRFYVSAYNLFTITKYPGYTPELGYTDGNLQRGVDVAQYPATRTYMVGATVNLQ